One stretch of Cottoperca gobio chromosome 18, fCotGob3.1, whole genome shotgun sequence DNA includes these proteins:
- the tinf2 gene encoding TERF1-interacting nuclear factor 2 isoform X2 has product METNASLPFAALQLLAPPVRLVSAALWKVMKQKDVMQYGVVEEFVTSACETVPGLLTVRHQAKLALGLRGRLILELCSTQPEKKVIMPHLERIRAPAALSPSSASTRKRDSKILSTVEGFHSLVHTLLTDSTRRGQFFKEEFPVDYGPKYDQELEKLLWEFLIRLDQLLPVPSLAQTVSWLSDTPSVLEQCARAATQPQLLKTLLQHQTCLGHLETAASLPPNMGDSILASLSLPPSGKVPSNQPTGAKRSATDQSDGTQTRDKTPFITPVIGLISNEDIPVMLRKHSRVEPEATDEHLHPKETVKFTVVKQRPTPKDHGVKKDEEREEEEEEESKRSCGMKRKQPDERESESDEEEEMLHMTISGNKRISRNLRNGASVLGAERDDQRANESGEDGAVRKEERNGAALETCMIQLGVKTLCLPKDPSLCSIFISCLRSQPRVIIEKLSVTPTCGNGTDGGGTSLYTKLQNQRRASPVKAPTRRNNQPQKLDSPGLDDKENHPVLPSISSSLSQQRSNTGTSARPGDAEDYVADSEDEATKNFKVRLFTKRYYKTKHGTYVPTLREYWKPGMTRRHLSSPGSKRR; this is encoded by the exons ATGGAGACAA ATGCCAGCCTTCCTTTTGCTGCACTTCAGCTCCTGGCCCCGCCTGTCCGCCTGGTGTCTGCAGCCCTGTGGAAAGTGATGAAGCAGAAGGATGTGATGCAGTATGGGGTTGTGGAGGAATTCGTAACCTCAGCCTGTGAGACTGTCCCCGGGCTGCTCACTGTGAGACACCAGGCAAAGCTGGCACTGGGGCTGAGAGGGCGG TTAATCCTGGAGCTGTGCTCTACGCAGCCGGAGAAGAAGGTGATAATGCCGCACCTGGAAAGGATCCgtgctcctgctgctctgtcaCCCTCCTCTGCTTCTACGCGG AAGAGGGATTCAAAAATCTTGAGTACAGTGGAAGGTTTCCATTCATTGGTTCACACACTGCTAACAGACTCAACAAGGAGAGGCCAGTTCTTCAAG GAGGAGTTTCCTGTGGATTATGGTCCAAAGTATGACCAGGAACTGGAGAAGCTCCTGTGGGAGTTTTTGATCCGACTGGACCAGTTGCTCCCAGTTCCCAGCCTAGCTCAG ACTGTGTCGTGGCTCAGTGATACCCCCTCTGTCCTGGAGCAGTGTGCACGGGCAGCCACCCAACCCCAGCTCCTGAAGACACTGCTTCAACATCAAACCTGCCTGGGTCATCTGGAGACTGCAG cATCCCTCCCTCCAAACATGGGAGACTCAATCCTGGCTTCACTTTCTCTGCCACCCTCTGGAAAAGTGCCTTCAAATCAACCCACAGGAGCCAAAAGGTCTGCTACGGACCAGTCTGATGGCACACAGACGAGAGACAAAACGCCATTTATTACGCCTGTTATCGGACTAATCTCTAATGAAGACATACCAGTTATGCTCAGGAAACATAGTCGTGTCGAGCCAGAGGCAACAGACGAGCACTTGCACCCAAAAGAAACCGTGAAATTCACTGTGGTTAAACAAAGACCAACACCCAAAGACCATGGAGTGAAAAAGGATGAAGaacgagaggaggaggaggaggaggagtcgAAGAGAAGCTGTGGAATGAAACGCAAGCAACCTGACGAAAGAGAAAGTGAATCcgatgaggaggaagaaatgTTACACATGACCATATCTGGGAATAAGAGGATAAGCAGGAATTTGAGAAATGGAGCGAGCGTGCTCGGGGCGGAGAGAGATGACCAGAGGGCAAATGAGAGCGGAGAAGACGGAGCTGTAAGAAAGGAGGAGCGTAACGGAGCGGCGCTCGAGACCTGTATGATCCAGCTGGGTGTCAAAACACTGTGCCTGCCCAAAGATCCATCCCTCTGCTCAATTTTTATCTCTTGTCTGAGGAGCCAACCCAGAGTTATTATCGAAAAACTGTCGGTGACTCCTACTTGTGGTAACGGCACTGATGGAGGAGGAACATCTTTGTATACGAAGCTGCAGAATCAGAGGAGAGCGTCGCCAGTAAAAGCTCCAACACGTAGAAACAACCAACCTCAAAAGCTGGATTCTCCTGGCCTGGACGATAAAGA GAATCATCCTGTGTTGCCGAGTATaagcagctctctctctcagcaacGGAGTAACACAG GGACGTCGGCCCGTCCAGGAGACGCCGAAGACTACGTAGCTGATTCTGAGGACGAGGCGACCAAGAACTTCAAAGTCAGG cTGTTTACGAAGCGCTACTACAAGACCAAACACGGCACCTACGTTCCCACTCTGAGGGAGTACTGGAAGCCCGGGATGACACGGCGGCACTTGTCGTCTCCTGGCAGCAAACGCAGATGA
- the tinf2 gene encoding TERF1-interacting nuclear factor 2 isoform X1 — MATRKPKEDDASLPFAALQLLAPPVRLVSAALWKVMKQKDVMQYGVVEEFVTSACETVPGLLTVRHQAKLALGLRGRLILELCSTQPEKKVIMPHLERIRAPAALSPSSASTRKRDSKILSTVEGFHSLVHTLLTDSTRRGQFFKEEFPVDYGPKYDQELEKLLWEFLIRLDQLLPVPSLAQTVSWLSDTPSVLEQCARAATQPQLLKTLLQHQTCLGHLETAASLPPNMGDSILASLSLPPSGKVPSNQPTGAKRSATDQSDGTQTRDKTPFITPVIGLISNEDIPVMLRKHSRVEPEATDEHLHPKETVKFTVVKQRPTPKDHGVKKDEEREEEEEEESKRSCGMKRKQPDERESESDEEEEMLHMTISGNKRISRNLRNGASVLGAERDDQRANESGEDGAVRKEERNGAALETCMIQLGVKTLCLPKDPSLCSIFISCLRSQPRVIIEKLSVTPTCGNGTDGGGTSLYTKLQNQRRASPVKAPTRRNNQPQKLDSPGLDDKENHPVLPSISSSLSQQRSNTGTSARPGDAEDYVADSEDEATKNFKVRLFTKRYYKTKHGTYVPTLREYWKPGMTRRHLSSPGSKRR, encoded by the exons ATGGCTACAAGAAAACCTAAGGAAGATG ATGCCAGCCTTCCTTTTGCTGCACTTCAGCTCCTGGCCCCGCCTGTCCGCCTGGTGTCTGCAGCCCTGTGGAAAGTGATGAAGCAGAAGGATGTGATGCAGTATGGGGTTGTGGAGGAATTCGTAACCTCAGCCTGTGAGACTGTCCCCGGGCTGCTCACTGTGAGACACCAGGCAAAGCTGGCACTGGGGCTGAGAGGGCGG TTAATCCTGGAGCTGTGCTCTACGCAGCCGGAGAAGAAGGTGATAATGCCGCACCTGGAAAGGATCCgtgctcctgctgctctgtcaCCCTCCTCTGCTTCTACGCGG AAGAGGGATTCAAAAATCTTGAGTACAGTGGAAGGTTTCCATTCATTGGTTCACACACTGCTAACAGACTCAACAAGGAGAGGCCAGTTCTTCAAG GAGGAGTTTCCTGTGGATTATGGTCCAAAGTATGACCAGGAACTGGAGAAGCTCCTGTGGGAGTTTTTGATCCGACTGGACCAGTTGCTCCCAGTTCCCAGCCTAGCTCAG ACTGTGTCGTGGCTCAGTGATACCCCCTCTGTCCTGGAGCAGTGTGCACGGGCAGCCACCCAACCCCAGCTCCTGAAGACACTGCTTCAACATCAAACCTGCCTGGGTCATCTGGAGACTGCAG cATCCCTCCCTCCAAACATGGGAGACTCAATCCTGGCTTCACTTTCTCTGCCACCCTCTGGAAAAGTGCCTTCAAATCAACCCACAGGAGCCAAAAGGTCTGCTACGGACCAGTCTGATGGCACACAGACGAGAGACAAAACGCCATTTATTACGCCTGTTATCGGACTAATCTCTAATGAAGACATACCAGTTATGCTCAGGAAACATAGTCGTGTCGAGCCAGAGGCAACAGACGAGCACTTGCACCCAAAAGAAACCGTGAAATTCACTGTGGTTAAACAAAGACCAACACCCAAAGACCATGGAGTGAAAAAGGATGAAGaacgagaggaggaggaggaggaggagtcgAAGAGAAGCTGTGGAATGAAACGCAAGCAACCTGACGAAAGAGAAAGTGAATCcgatgaggaggaagaaatgTTACACATGACCATATCTGGGAATAAGAGGATAAGCAGGAATTTGAGAAATGGAGCGAGCGTGCTCGGGGCGGAGAGAGATGACCAGAGGGCAAATGAGAGCGGAGAAGACGGAGCTGTAAGAAAGGAGGAGCGTAACGGAGCGGCGCTCGAGACCTGTATGATCCAGCTGGGTGTCAAAACACTGTGCCTGCCCAAAGATCCATCCCTCTGCTCAATTTTTATCTCTTGTCTGAGGAGCCAACCCAGAGTTATTATCGAAAAACTGTCGGTGACTCCTACTTGTGGTAACGGCACTGATGGAGGAGGAACATCTTTGTATACGAAGCTGCAGAATCAGAGGAGAGCGTCGCCAGTAAAAGCTCCAACACGTAGAAACAACCAACCTCAAAAGCTGGATTCTCCTGGCCTGGACGATAAAGA GAATCATCCTGTGTTGCCGAGTATaagcagctctctctctcagcaacGGAGTAACACAG GGACGTCGGCCCGTCCAGGAGACGCCGAAGACTACGTAGCTGATTCTGAGGACGAGGCGACCAAGAACTTCAAAGTCAGG cTGTTTACGAAGCGCTACTACAAGACCAAACACGGCACCTACGTTCCCACTCTGAGGGAGTACTGGAAGCCCGGGATGACACGGCGGCACTTGTCGTCTCCTGGCAGCAAACGCAGATGA
- the cideb gene encoding lipid transferase CIDEB, whose amino-acid sequence MDATSSFIKSVTKRVWSPPQRPFRVCCHNRETRKGITAGTLEELKERVCQVLLLSLSAVSLSLACEEDGTEVDSDEFLMSLPDNTILMALEPGHTWRPPPGEVVSKFKDHNKPRTGRDIARVTFDLYRISPKDVFGSLNVKATFQGLYSVSANFECLGPKKIIREALRVASTLLHAAGHLLITSASMIRRIIEGAEFWQPQRTEYTASWN is encoded by the exons ATGGATGCAACTTCTTCATTTATCAA GTCTGTGACCAAGCGAGTATGGTCTCCCCCGCAGCGTCCCTTCAGGGTGTGTTGTCACAACAGGGAGACCAGGAAGGGCATCACAGCCGGGACCCTGGAGGAGCTTAAGGAGAGG GTATGCCAGGTCTTGCTGCTGTCCCTGTCTGcggtgtctctgtctctggcgTGTGAAGAGGACGGCACAGAGGTGGACTCCGACGAGTTCCTCATGAGCCTGCCTGACAACACCATACTCATGGCCCTGGAGCCTGGACACACATGGAGACCACCACCG GGTGAAGTTGTGTCCAAATTTAAAGACCATAACAAGCCTCGGACCGGGAGAGACATAGCTcgtgtgacctttgacctttacaGGATAAGCCCAAAGGATGTCTTTGGCTCTCTGAATGTGAAGGCCACATTCCAAGGCCTGTACTCTGTGAGCGCTAACTTTGAGTGTCTGGGGCCCAAGAAAATCATCAG AGAAGCCCTGCGTGTTGCCTCCACCCTCCTACATGCTGCTGGACACCTGCTTATCACTTCCGCCTCCATGATCCGCCGCATTATTGAAGGTGCAGAGTTTTGGCAGCCACAGAGGACAGAGTACACAGCCAGCTGGAACTGA
- the homezb gene encoding homeobox and leucine zipper encoding b isoform X1, which yields MEERIRNAKYLVGRTAGEVMDEQSASEGRMVGDNVKTNEQLERKKNQEQLVKKNEDKKVEEKKMNTKKKQKRMTVTDELGKKRIKQEEENIAERAELLIRADAIPHSTSNICMTPERSDINTEMHAESTNHNGVVTNKPNEIMEVLNNLVADGSLTQQQDSDVVDKCTLPTQIRYRTTDTQLTMMKKAFSDCQYPDTMEYYRLSQVIDIPRNVLVQWYGDMRYYVKKIKPRWMNEEQHDKALDNIMYRQGLTLLLRTQE from the coding sequence atggaggagagaatAAGGAATGCAAAATACCTGGTGGGAAGAACTGCAGGAGAGGTTATGGATGAACAAAGTGCAAGTGAGGGAAGGATGGTGGGAGACAATGTGAAGACTAATGAACaattggagagaaaaaagaatcAGGAGCAACTTGTGAAGAAAAACGAGGACAAAAAagtagaagaaaagaaaatgaacactaagaagaagcagaaaaggATGACGGTGACGGACGAGTTGGGAAAGAAGAGAATTAAGCAAGAGGAAGAGAATATTGCGGAGAGAGCAGAACTGCTGATCAGAGCTGACGCCATTCCCCATTCCACCTCAAATATTTGTATGACCCCTGAGAGAAGCgacataaacacagaaatgcACGCGGAGTCAACAAACCACAATGGTGTCGTCACGAATAAACCGAACGAGATCATGGAGGTGCTCAATAACCTTGTAGCAGACGGTTCACTAACCCAACAGCAGGATTCTGATGTGGTAGACAAATGCACACTTCCCACTCAGATCCGCTACAGAACAACGGACACTCAGCTGACGATGATGAAAAAGGCTTTCTCGGACTGCCAGTATCCAGACACTATGGAATACTACCGACTGTCGCAGGTGATTGACATCCCCCGCAACGTGTTGGTTCAGTGGTACGGTGACATGCGCTATTACGTCAAGAAAATAAAGCCACGCTGGATGAATGAGGAGCAGCATGACAAGGCGCTGGACAACATCATGTACCGGCAGGGCCTGACACTACTGCTGAGGACACAGGAGTGA
- the homezb gene encoding homeobox and leucine zipper encoding b isoform X3 produces the protein MKKMRQKVDAVPQLQHKTPSAPGETLSEMTIAPMAFNLNQSSTVCLPLVSDSQMLIWVHSNEINLQPDGAAELDKAFDRFPYITQKQTAALAQRCSLHPDQVKVWFMVQRLLYGISWDYKDISRVRRKFKSSQGKEELQTRKGEEVKEDGGENKECKIPGGKNCRRGYG, from the coding sequence ATGAAAAAGATGAGGCAGAAAGTTGATGCGGTTCCCCAGCTCCAACATAAAACACCCAGCGCTCCTGGAGAGACTTTATCAGAGATGACCATTGCCCCGATGGCTTTCAATCTGAACCAGAGCAGTACAGTGTGTCTCCCCCTGGTCTCTGACAGTCAGATGCTTATATGGGTGCACTCAAACGAGATCAACCTACAGCCGGATGGTGCAGCAGAGCTGGACAAGGCCTTCGACCGGTTTCCATACATAACGCAGAAACAGACAGCTGCACTGGCGCAGCGCTGCTCCCTGCACCCTGACCAGGTGAAGGTGTGGTTCATGGTACAGAGGCTCCTCTATGGCATCAGCTGGGACTATAAAGACATCAGCAGGGTTCGCAGGAAGTTCAAGTCGAGTCAGGGAAAGGAAGAGCTGCAAACCAGGAAGGGGGAAGAGGTGaaagaggatggaggagagaatAAGGAATGCAAAATACCTGGTGGGAAGAACTGCAGGAGAGGTTATGGATGA
- the homezb gene encoding homeobox and leucine zipper encoding b isoform X2 → MCHPCLLMVPRAPRVILEPFPQMKKMRQKVDAVPQLQHKTPSAPGETLSEMTIAPMAFNLNQSSTVCLPLVSDSQMLIWVHSNEINLQPDGAAELDKAFDRFPYITQKQTAALAQRCSLHPDQVKVWFMVQRLLYGISWDYKDISRVRRKFKSSQGKEELQTRKGEEVKEDGGENKECKIPGGKNCRRGYG, encoded by the exons ATGTGTCACCCTTGTTTGTTGATGGTTCCTCGTGCgccccgtgtcatcctg GAGCCTTTCCCACAGATGAAAAAGATGAGGCAGAAAGTTGATGCGGTTCCCCAGCTCCAACATAAAACACCCAGCGCTCCTGGAGAGACTTTATCAGAGATGACCATTGCCCCGATGGCTTTCAATCTGAACCAGAGCAGTACAGTGTGTCTCCCCCTGGTCTCTGACAGTCAGATGCTTATATGGGTGCACTCAAACGAGATCAACCTACAGCCGGATGGTGCAGCAGAGCTGGACAAGGCCTTCGACCGGTTTCCATACATAACGCAGAAACAGACAGCTGCACTGGCGCAGCGCTGCTCCCTGCACCCTGACCAGGTGAAGGTGTGGTTCATGGTACAGAGGCTCCTCTATGGCATCAGCTGGGACTATAAAGACATCAGCAGGGTTCGCAGGAAGTTCAAGTCGAGTCAGGGAAAGGAAGAGCTGCAAACCAGGAAGGGGGAAGAGGTGaaagaggatggaggagagaatAAGGAATGCAAAATACCTGGTGGGAAGAACTGCAGGAGAGGTTATGGATGA